The nucleotide window TAGAAGATTGAAGCGCCCGGGCACGGGCGGCCGTGGCATCAGCGGCAGCTTGCGCAGCTTGTGCAGACAACTCAGCACGAAGAGCGTAGAGATTTTGGAGATTAGATTCGTGGGCGAGGGAAGTGTCGCTCATGGTCGTAGGCAGAACACGGGCAAGCTCCTGATTCGCCTCAACATAGTCTCCGATCTTCGGAAAGGAACCGGAAGCCGGCGCGTTCAATATTCCGTTGACGGGCGCGCTCACCGCACTGCGGGATTCAGGTGTGGTCAACACCGAAGCCTGAAACGAATATCGTTCTGCCAAGGGTCCCTCGTGGGCTAGAGCAGTGCGCAAAGGCAGCACCCACTGTTGTTCCTTAGAAAAGACGATTTCATGTTGGTGGGCATCGGAAGCGTGACCATGGTCATGATCGTGATCATGCTCTTCTGACATACCATGGACATCTAAATCGTCCAAGCTGACCGGTCCGAGCGGCGTATCAAGGTGGAGTTCCCATTCGCCGCCTTCACTAAAGGTTGGTTCGATTAGAAAAATACCGGCCTTCTTCAGCACGCCTGTGCCCTGAATGGACGCGCCGGTCTTTTCCAGCTCAGCGCGGTAACGAAGCTCCCCTTCTTTTACGGGAAGGCCCGTTGAAAGATCCGTAAGATGGAGGATAATTTCTTGCGGGCTGCCCGCGTGTAAAAAATCAAATTGAGCAAAAACTTCCACGTTATCGATCCATTCCGTTATGGACTGATGCTCTTCTTCGTCTTCGTGTTCATGATCATGGTCGCCATGACCGTGGGTATCGGCGTGAATGCCTTTATCCGAATTACGTTCGGAAAAAGCTGACGGCAAGCATCCTGTGCTCAAAGAGATGATCAAAAACGTTAGCGCAGGAAGTGTAGCCTTGCCTAAATATGAGAATAATCGGTGATTCATTGAGATTCCTTTCCATGCCCTGATTTTAGGCGTAACAATAAATAAGGTAGGATTTAGGAAGGGAAAATCAGATCAGTAAAGGGAGATTTCGCAGGTCAGGGAAACAGGAACTGCCGATTGCCCTCTGTCCGGGGAAAATGGGTGTAAAAGACTCCCTTTTATCAATAGAAAGGGGGGCTTCCATGAAAGGCGGCAGATTGTTTTGATCAAGCCCTCCAAAAAGCAATTTTTCTTGTGAACCATCTGTCACAAAAACAACGGTGTGGAGGTGAAAATGTAGGCTATGAGAAGCGACGTCCGGTGAGGATAATAATGCCTCCATTTCGGGCATACTGTGGGAGACATTCTCGGGAGCCGTGGAAGATTTGGCGCATTGAGATGCCATGCAGCTATGGTGGTGGTCTGTGAAACAGAAGCCAAAAGAGTATAGACAGAAAGCGGCGCACAGGAGAAATAGCAGGGCTATTTCTCCTATACGACCAACAGTCTTCTGTATAGACTCATAGTTCACGATACATTCTCCCAACATACTTCACAAGGAGAACAACATAAAAGAACTTTTTATTCATTTAAAAAAAATAAGACACTTCGAAATGACTGCACGCTATGGAGCTTTTATTTAAGCGCTGCCTTCGAAAGAGGACTGGGGAAACGCGCATTCATATCTTTTTGCCACTTCTTTAACATTTCTTTCATGGGCTCTGCATAATTGGGCGCTTCGTGAATTAAATCGACTTGTTCTTCAAGATCATCCCGTAAATTGTACAGTTCGAAGTGTTGATCTTCAAAAGATTGGATTAGCTTGTAGCTGCCTAATCGCACGGCACCGCCGGGAAAAGAACCCTGTGCGGTGTAATGGGGGAAATGCCAGAAAAGGGGGCGATCTTTAGGCAGCGACTCTCCGAGCAGTAAAGGAAGAAAACTGACTGCATCCGCATGTTGTTCGGGATCCAAGGGCAATCCGGCAAGTTCCAACATGGTCGGATAGAAATCGGTGCTTAGTACGGGGTGTGAACAGGTAGATCCGGCGGCTGTGATTCCCGGAGCCTTCACGATCATGGGAACACGGATGCCGCCCTCATAGAGCCAGCCTTTTCCCGCGCGCAAAGGGGCGTTCGTTGTCACGCCATGCTGTGACGATGACACGCCGCCATTGTCGCTTATAAAACAAATGGTCGTATTGTCGCTTAATTGGAGCCGGTCCAGTGTGTTCAACACCCTTCCTACTGCCTCATCCATCGCTTCCACCATGGCGGCATATACGGCGTTATCCTGCCGCCGTTTGGTACGTTCCGCCCCTTCACCGCTATAGTCTGGTTCGTCGAAATTGATGTCTGCCAGTTTCGCCTCATATTTTTTTATGAGATCTTCTCTACCTTGCAAGGGCAAATGAACGGAATAAAAGGAAAGAAACAATAAAAAAGGATGCTTGCTATTTTTTTCTAAAAACTGTACCGATTCCCGCGCCAGACGCTCAGGTAAATGTTCGCCATCTTCGCCGTCTTTCAATTTGGGATTCTGGTAGGGACTAAAATAAGAGGAGGGATGACCTTTTTCCCATCCCCCTTTATTCGCATCAAATCCCTGATTTTCAGGGTAGTGCTGTTTACCGCCTAAATCCCATTTCCCGGCGTAAAAACTGCGATAGCCTGCTCCTTTCAACGCCTCGGCAATAGTCACTTCGTTCCGGGACAGCTGATCCGTATAGGACGCGGGCAACATGGGATGTTCCCATTCTTCTGATTGCAGCACTTGCTCCGGCTGGGGAGCGCCAAACCAATGGGTCGTACTCAAGCGGGCGGGATATTTGCCGGTCATGATGCTGACACGGGTAGGACTGCAAACGGGCGCGGCGGCATAGGCATCGGTGAAGCGCATCCCTTGGCTTGCGAGTCGGTCGATATGGGGCGTTTCATAGAGAGGGCTTCCAAAACATCCCAGATCGCGCCATCCCAAATCATCCACAAGGATAAAGAGGAAATT belongs to Candidatus Hydrogenedentota bacterium and includes:
- a CDS encoding efflux RND transporter periplasmic adaptor subunit, with the translated sequence MNHRLFSYLGKATLPALTFLIISLSTGCLPSAFSERNSDKGIHADTHGHGDHDHEHEDEEEHQSITEWIDNVEVFAQFDFLHAGSPQEIILHLTDLSTGLPVKEGELRYRAELEKTGASIQGTGVLKKAGIFLIEPTFSEGGEWELHLDTPLGPVSLDDLDVHGMSEEHDHDHDHGHASDAHQHEIVFSKEQQWVLPLRTALAHEGPLAERYSFQASVLTTPESRSAVSAPVNGILNAPASGSFPKIGDYVEANQELARVLPTTMSDTSLAHESNLQNLYALRAELSAQAAQAAADATAARARALQSSTALERATGLFEIKAGAKRDVEEAQSALVEAQAAERAANERAALSRKALKELSETTFQPSDIYSPIAGRITSISEGVGNYIDAGSIVFEVVNTEELLIEAQVPEIQVTKLAQSPTCMAELPSAPGELIVLSAANDGAPWLQPYVNEERRTISLLLPVLNPEGLLRLGMTLTLWVEGRSTVQTLMVPASAVLDDNGVQTLYIMHDGECFEKRLVRTGINDGIWIEILDGVTAGERVVSSGAYAVRLAGLAGSGLGSAHVH
- a CDS encoding sulfatase, with the translated sequence MKRRDFLMAAAAGSLLTACAGQTPPLASTKKQKKQNFLFILVDDLGWRDLGCFGSPLYETPHIDRLASQGMRFTDAYAAAPVCSPTRVSIMTGKYPARLSTTHWFGAPQPEQVLQSEEWEHPMLPASYTDQLSRNEVTIAEALKGAGYRSFYAGKWDLGGKQHYPENQGFDANKGGWEKGHPSSYFSPYQNPKLKDGEDGEHLPERLARESVQFLEKNSKHPFLLFLSFYSVHLPLQGREDLIKKYEAKLADINFDEPDYSGEGAERTKRRQDNAVYAAMVEAMDEAVGRVLNTLDRLQLSDNTTICFISDNGGVSSSQHGVTTNAPLRAGKGWLYEGGIRVPMIVKAPGITAAGSTCSHPVLSTDFYPTMLELAGLPLDPEQHADAVSFLPLLLGESLPKDRPLFWHFPHYTAQGSFPGGAVRLGSYKLIQSFEDQHFELYNLRDDLEEQVDLIHEAPNYAEPMKEMLKKWQKDMNARFPSPLSKAALK